The sequence below is a genomic window from Humulus lupulus chromosome 3, drHumLupu1.1, whole genome shotgun sequence.
CTTTATGAAGATTTGAGTATATTATGAAATGGGACCATAGAAAAACAATAGATTTTTTCACTCCAAATAATAAATTCCAATACAATAGCACTCTCGCTAGATACCATATAATTCATACAcatgaaaatgaaaatgaaaatgaaaatgaaatgTGCTTAATTTCATTTAATATAATACTCATATGGTTGTGATAAATATATAAACCCTAAATATGTGGACAAGTGATTTACATAGTCTTTGTTCACTAAGATCATTAGTAGTTTGAGAAGTGGATATTTTTTTTCCCAATATAACAAGATCACCACCCTAGATACCCACCTAGCTCTAGCTCTGGCTAACTATCTACTCAAATCACCATCACATTTCTCCCATGTTCCATAGAGCATCTGCCATGTTGTCATGCATCATCCAATCACCGGCCGCCATCTGGCACCCGGAAATGTCATATGCCCCAATTTCCAAAATGGGGTCCAGATTTAGAGCCTCGATCCCATAGCTGCTGCTGCTCATCATGTCCATATAATGATCAACACAACAGCTCTGATCATCTAGTAATAATAAGCTCTGGTTGTTATTGTTGTCGTTTGTTACAGCAGCTTGGTCGTAATAAacagaagatgaagaagaagaagaagaagatgtcgTTTTGAGTTGGTCTTGATCTTGACTTGTTGTGATCTGGGGCGATGACGAGAGAATAGTCTGGTCAGCAGTCATCAGTACCGAACTGAGACAATGATCACTCGAGCTATTATACGCTGTCGTTTCGATGGGCTCCTCGGGAGATGTCGAAGCTGACGATGATGATGAGTGAGTATAAGGAAGTAGTGAACCTGAAGTGGAATTTTGAGGCAAATAAGGATTGAAAAGTTCTTGATGAGAGCTATtttgaccattttggattgtggTTAAAGAATCAGGAGATAAAGAACAAGTAATAGAAGTAGTGTTTTGCTCCATCTTTTGAAGCAATCTAGGCATCCAAAAACGACGAACAGCTTCAAGAAATGTCTTACTGTTTGACTCAATGTTAAGCTGGCGTGCCTGCTTTTGAACCCTTGTTCTCCAATAGTTCTTAATCTCGTTATCTGTTCTTCCCGGAAGATGTTGAGCAATTCTCGACCATCTGTGAAACGACAAAGTTTTAGTAAAAACGACATCATAAACTGAGATGGAATATGACTAAATTAATAGCTTGGTGTAAAGATCAAAACCTGTTGCCCCACTTGGAATGGAGTTCAAGGATCAAGAGCTGTTCTTGTGGAGTAAGATTGCCACGTTTAATGTCGGGTTTCAAGTAGTTCAACCATCTCAATCTACAGCTTTTTCCAGTCCTCTTCAACCCTGATGAAGTCAAATACTTTTGTTCACTACTCAAGTTGAGATTTAAAGAACAAAGAAATATATTAGATATAACATTCTTACCAGCTCGTTTGGCAAGCAAGTTCCAATGGCCTTCACCATGAAGAGAAATATAATGTATGAGAAGAGTGTCTTCTTCGAGAGTCCAAGGCCCTCTTCTCAGTTCGGCTTCTTCTTCATTATGACACTTTGTAATAGTATGCATAGCTTACCCCTCTTTGTGTCTTTCTTCACTTTTAATTGAGCAGTGAAAGTGAAACAGAAAAAAACCAGAGGCTAAAATATTTATAGAGCTTAAAAATTAACAAGGGTCTAGAAAGACACTGGTAATATTAGAGTTTCTATACACTTGACTTTTTATACTCAACCGGGTGGAGTTTTCTGAAATGGGATTTGTCGTATAGCAAAATAGGTTGAATAAATTAGCTATAGCTAGCTTGCGAATTTGATAAAGCTAACTGGCTACTTTAGTTGAGTACTCGTTTGTTGGTCATGTATATTAACAGAGATGAGACTTGGAATTGGACCAGTCAAAGTGGTACTTTCTTTCAACATCAATATtcgagaatatatatatatataaaaatcatCATAAGACCATGATTATCTGTTTTCAGGTATAATTCACTTAATAGTATTATACCCTAGATGCTTCCTCCTTTTACACTAAGCTTGATAATTAACTTCACAAAGAAAAACTTTGAGAGTTGCATGTATAGGGATTTGAAATTTTGTTGTATTGTTGtgtgtttatatatttatttaatggaAACTtaaatggattttttttttttgcttgtttGTTTAGGAACATGTTTTGCCACATAATAGGAGTATGTGCTCGAAAATGTATCTATAAAGAAACAATTTATTTGCAAGTTGTCCGATTAGCTTATAGAGAATCCTTAAAAATGGTGTTTACTACTCGGTGCTAATGCGCTCGAAGAGTCGAATGAATTGAACATTGCTCGAAAATATTTATCATGCACATATTTATAGAAAGACGAGACATTGAAAAGAAAGTATGTATAAGTTCGAAGAGAATTTGAACCCTACACCGAATTTTAGACACTCGTGCAACCAACCACTTGAACTAGTCCTAATTCTAATCCTAAGTGACATCGCTTAGAGATTTGttaatttgtaaaataattttccCATATAGCTTTACTGATATAGAATAGACACAACAATTGGCATACCGTTTATGCCAATTGTAAACTCAATAGGCACCGAAGAATCAATTCTAAATTCGtcttaaatatgatatatattCCTAATAAAATTTAAAGCTTTCTTTACCAAATTCATTCGAAAAGAAGCTTTGAATATGCtgttatatattatttaatagtAGACAGTTGGATATGTTCGGAAAGGGTTTAGAATAAGTTAAGAAGAAAGATAAGACCTGGGTCTTGACTTGAGAATAATCTTTAATAGAGTGTGGTACTTATTTTCTTCTAAGGATATTAATGATTCTCTCCATTTATTATCTTCGTGATAAGTTTCTTTGTTTGTCTATAAGAGAAACGTGCTTGACTAAACAAAATATTTTGCACAGTGAATAATACAACTACaaatatggaattatgtgataaaCTTAGTAAATTGTTGGAAATAAAAACAAGTTAGATAGAACTTTCAGCAAAACGACATTTTGGTAGATGGATGATACGACAAACAGCTAACGGTCCAAGCTCCAAACGACAGTAAACAAagtctcttttttctttttctttctctggtgTGTGTTTCCGTTCTCTCTTAAACTTTCTCAGGCTCTTACGAATATCCAAATAGAATAAAatctcaaaataagaaaaaatattgGAATCTTATATGAAAattcatgtatatatatttgttatattgtgcAGCTAAAtttgactatatatatatatatagttattgtAGCTATGTACGTTACGATGCAGAATCAAACTGTAggggtcaattttttttttttaaaaaaaaatattatatatgaaaattataaaatatatttaatattttttttaaaaattacttgtattaattttattttctgaAAAAATTATGAACTATCTATTCAACTATATATGCAGACAAGGCAAATGAATACATATAGGAAGCCTTTGTCCCcctctaattaattttttttttttttgaaaaattaaatagttttttataccttttttttttgttttttctctcATTATTTCATTTGATATTTAGGCTGAGTTCATCCCTGTATAGATCCAAGCCAAATTAACTATTATTTAGCACATATTGATACATAGGTTGAGGACCTTTTTTAGGATTGATAATAATATTGCCAATAAacaaaaaagataaaataaagagagcctaattgtgtgtatatatattctATTAAAATTGGATGGTACGTATCTTGATTAATCTAACATAGAGATATAAAAAGTACTCATGATGAGGTGAAAAGGCATGGAGAAGAGATCAAGGGTAGTCTAATAGTGGGTCCTAAGGCTTAAACTTAAAGGCAGGGCCGACCCTGGGCATAGGCGGGTTAGGCCCGTGCCTAGGGCCCACCCCTACCCAGAGCCCAAAAATTGGAATGTATTTATATtactaaatattagtttaattttatttaaaattactttaaaaaattacatttacaAAATGgcctatttttttaaaatttattaaaaccgtCTTAGGCCAACTTTTTTTCAGAACCGGCTCTGCTTAAAGGGCAtacgtatatatacatataaatacatTTGTAAAAGGAATTACTAATAAGTGATGATATTTATACGAGCATTAATACGTGCATTCAAAATATACACTTAAACATTACACATAGTAATGtgataatttataaaaaaaaattgttctaaaAGACAATGAATATAATATTTCTGTACACACATCGTTACTCATTTTATACATatgatttatataaatataaatgtagAAGGGTCAATTATTGTAGGTGAAGAAGGGGTGGCATTGGTGGATATGTTGGTACTTGGTAGCTGGATACATAGTGTGAAGATAGAGTCTAGTCTCATCTCATCAAAAGATTGatagagaaaataaattaaaggGTTTCTAAATTGAGTCAAAATGGCTTTATTGGTGGGAAAAAGATGCCATTTTTTGTTACCTATTTTTGAACGTAAAGGCTAAGAACCAGTCATGTGATGAGAAGAAAGAAAGGTATATAGAATAGATACTGAAAGGCATTATGAACAATACATCATTTTTCTTTAGCTCTAGATTCATCCgatgaataaaataattatgaGAAAGAAAGATAATCAAATTTTagactcaaaaatataaaattatatgatATTGTATAAGTGCACGCGTGTTTGTGCGGTGGGGAACTACCTATTGTCCTATGGCTAAAAAAACTATGATTGGACTGAGTGAAAATGAAATTTGATAGAGAAAAAACAAGGAAGAATTCTTATGCACCAAAAATATGGGTGAAATATATAGCATAGCCATCACTCACTATCTAGAGTTTCATTTCAACTAAAATTTTAAGTCATCGACCTGAAGTTGACATGTGATGAAGCATTGATTGATTAATCACTTACTTACTTAGCCGACTCCATAGCACTGTATGGGTGAAATTTGACGTTTTGAAATTGAATTTCAAAATATTCTGAATATTATACAGCTGCAactacttaatatatatatatatatatgtgtgtgtgtttatTAATTCTTCATTTTTTAAAAGAATTTCTCAGTCAACATGCGACTAATGAAATGTACCAAATGTAGAATTTTCAATGTGCCAGTTCGAATCAAGGAATTTTCAATATGAAATTGTTTCACATAATTAAGTTTGAATTTGCCTTCTCATCCTAGCTAATTGAATGTATTTGCCAGTTATGGTATCGTATATGTTttctttctattatatttttgacTCAACAAAGTGGTATTTTAAATCGACTAATCATAGATATTTTTAAGTGGGGATCACGTCACTTTTAAATGTGTTGTTGagattaaatattatatattattgtgtgTAAAAATTGTGTGCAATTTAAATCATAATGTAAATATAAATTCGTATAATGAgtctttttttaattatttatttgtaaaaaaatatattttattaacttTCATAACAAAGAGATCAATTAAGCTTATGAAAAATGTATTCTAAATTGAAATTCGAGTGTGAaaagaataaaaatattaatttatatatatttataaattaaataaactaaatgagcaaaatcaaattaatattttaaaattttggtatCTTAAACATGGTGAAATTAGATGATAAAGGGCTGCAAAATGTGAACCTTACTTTTACCAAAACGTTATCTATAGTAGAGTGCACACTGGCTAGAAAGATTCCCTcattttctaaaaccaaaagaaaaaatcaaatttatattattatgatTTCTAAAAGAAAAAGCTTATAATTTTCACAAAATGACttggttttattttttataaagaaaGCTTTAGTTTATTTTGTACAAAACACTCATACATATACTTATTTTGTTGGGTTTATACTATTTTTGGATCCAGTGTTTTTTTCAATTACTTgtttagactttgtgttttgataaattactttttagaccctatgttttgtaaaattgttaaaatagaaccctaaatccgattttggtcaatactttttcaactaaaatcacaaataatttaccaaactaacaattcagaacaaaaataaaatcattctgcttaaaaactgtgttgttatattcaattttttattcatcaaaattaattttatggttctattttaactattttacaaaacacagggtccaaaaaataatttgtcaaaatacagagtccaaacaaataataaaaaaaaatatatggtccaaaaaaatataaccctattttttttaaaagaaaaaacttGTACAAATTTAATtagaaaaaatacattttttaaaagaaaaaacttGTACAAATTTAATTagaaaaaatacaagaaaatagTACCCAATCGCATCAACATGGAAGTAGACAACCAAATACTACCATAAGTATTGTGGCCAAACAGAGCCGATCCTGTAGCCAAATAAAGTACCTGAAAAAGAGAATAAAAAGGAGAATGAGCCAATGGCCCAATATAAGTTCATATATcagttttcaaaattttgtatctTTCATCAAATTTGATATTGTCCCCCGTAGTACTCAAGTTTTTTCAAATGTTACATTTTAatacttaaattttttttagtTGTAATACATAAATCTATAATTTTGATGTATTAATTAGTATTCATCGTTAACTGTTTGTTAAGTTCTACATATcacatttttattagtttgaTTGACGGCGATAATACTCAaatcttttcaaaagttacactttaatatccaatttttttgcgataatacataaatctacaatGTTGGTGCAATCATTAGTATTCATCGTTAATTGCCTGTTAAATATTCACGTGACACATAtgaattttgggatgattttagactAAACTACTTCAattctttaaatattataaaaa
It includes:
- the LOC133821936 gene encoding MYB-like transcription factor EOBII isoform X2, whose protein sequence is MHTITKCHNEEEAELRRGPWTLEEDTLLIHYISLHGEGHWNLLAKRAGLKRTGKSCRLRWLNYLKPDIKRGNLTPQEQLLILELHSKWGNRWSRIAQHLPGRTDNEIKNYWRTRVQKQARQLNIESNSSLLPYTHSSSSSASTSPEEPIETTAYNSSSDHCLSSVLMTADQTILSSSPQITTSQDQDQLKTTSSSSSSSSSVYYDQAAVTNDNNNNQSLLLLDDQSCCVDHYMDMMSSSSYGIEALNLDPILEIGAYDISGCQMAAGDWMMHDNMADALWNMGEM
- the LOC133821936 gene encoding transcription factor MYB24-like isoform X1; its protein translation is MHTITKCHNEEEAELRRGPWTLEEDTLLIHYISLHGEGHWNLLAKRAGLKRTGKSCRLRWLNYLKPDIKRGNLTPQEQLLILELHSKWGNRWSRIAQHLPGRTDNEIKNYWRTRVQKQARQLNIESNSKTFLEAVRRFWMPRLLQKMEQNTTSITCSLSPDSLTTIQNGQNSSHQELFNPYLPQNSTSGSLLPYTHSSSSSASTSPEEPIETTAYNSSSDHCLSSVLMTADQTILSSSPQITTSQDQDQLKTTSSSSSSSSSVYYDQAAVTNDNNNNQSLLLLDDQSCCVDHYMDMMSSSSYGIEALNLDPILEIGAYDISGCQMAAGDWMMHDNMADALWNMGEM